One genomic window of Streptomyces sp. WP-1 includes the following:
- a CDS encoding acetyl-CoA carboxylase biotin carboxylase subunit family protein: protein MAPPARPLAVLLHSRQPLTTDPAATFDPAHWETVVLTDAEGGADAVMREDAPGGAPAVRTAPRDTWAPEIRRLAGDRAVQIVTNDEYCLIGCAGLRAEFGLPARHPDRPAHYIDKVLMKERLAAAGVRVPRFLALTEGVPEPGAGLALVAGTVGLPAVVKPRREANSRGVAILRTEAELRDWLAGHRGEQDWQIEEFLDGTFHHVNSLVRDGVPTPVQTGTYLGPLLDLPDGRRLGGWTIPYDSELSRRAQELNRAVVAALGAEGAFVVHTEFAVNGDGELIVVEVAGRAPGALVSELARLHAGLNLEEADLALQADLPVPEPRPTGTQAAWVWIPVMPGERYRHAPGTTSERLVHVRRAARRTHTGTSGALGVSVLLWHADPDVLAADVRTASTAAWCGA, encoded by the coding sequence GTGGCACCTCCGGCACGCCCCCTGGCGGTGCTCCTGCACTCCCGGCAGCCCCTCACCACCGACCCGGCGGCCACCTTCGACCCGGCGCACTGGGAGACCGTCGTCCTCACCGACGCCGAGGGCGGGGCCGACGCGGTGATGCGCGAGGACGCGCCGGGCGGGGCTCCGGCCGTCCGCACGGCGCCGCGCGACACCTGGGCCCCGGAGATACGGCGCCTCGCCGGGGACCGGGCGGTGCAGATCGTCACCAACGACGAGTACTGCCTCATCGGCTGCGCCGGACTGCGCGCCGAGTTCGGCCTGCCCGCCCGGCACCCGGACCGGCCCGCGCACTACATCGACAAGGTGCTGATGAAGGAGCGCCTGGCCGCGGCCGGGGTGCGGGTGCCGCGCTTCCTCGCCCTCACCGAGGGGGTGCCGGAACCGGGCGCCGGTCTCGCCCTCGTCGCCGGCACCGTCGGCCTGCCGGCCGTCGTCAAGCCCCGCCGGGAGGCCAACTCCCGCGGGGTCGCCATCCTGCGCACGGAGGCCGAACTGCGGGACTGGCTGGCCGGGCACCGGGGTGAACAGGACTGGCAGATCGAGGAGTTCCTCGACGGCACCTTCCACCATGTCAACAGCCTGGTCCGCGACGGAGTGCCCACCCCGGTCCAGACCGGCACCTATCTCGGCCCGCTGCTCGACCTGCCCGACGGCCGCCGCCTCGGCGGCTGGACCATCCCGTACGACAGTGAACTGTCCCGGCGCGCGCAGGAGTTGAACCGCGCCGTGGTCGCCGCGCTCGGCGCCGAGGGGGCCTTCGTCGTGCACACGGAGTTCGCCGTCAACGGGGACGGCGAGCTGATCGTGGTGGAGGTCGCGGGGCGGGCGCCCGGCGCCCTGGTCTCCGAACTGGCCCGGCTGCACGCGGGGCTGAACCTGGAAGAGGCCGATCTCGCCCTCCAGGCCGACCTCCCCGTCCCGGAGCCGCGCCCCACGGGCACCCAGGCCGCGTGGGTGTGGATCCCCGTCATGCCGGGCGAGCGGTACCGGCACGCCCCCGGGACGACGAGCGAGCGGCTCGTGCACGTCCGCCGGGCCGCCCGGCGGACCCACACCGGCACCTCGGGAGCCCTCGGCGTCTCGGTACTGCTGTGGCACGCCGACCCGGACGTCCTGGCCGCGGACGTACGGACCGCGTCGACGGCGGCGTGGTGCGGCGCGTGA
- a CDS encoding histidine phosphatase family protein, which yields MGDLFLVRHGETEWSRSGRHTGWTDVPLTERGREEARRLVPLIRSHRIGAAFVSPLRRARETAELIGIHDARVDADLREWDYGGYEGVTTLEIQRTRPGWFLFTDGVAPGPPGRPGESPEQVGERADRMLAKVDAALCDTEGVVVLVAHGHFLRVLTARHLGLPAGRGALFQLATGALCRLGTEHGRPVVAGWNIRPS from the coding sequence ATGGGTGACCTCTTTCTCGTCCGGCACGGTGAGACCGAGTGGTCACGGTCCGGACGGCACACCGGCTGGACCGACGTACCGCTGACCGAACGCGGCCGTGAGGAGGCGCGCCGACTGGTGCCGCTGATCCGCTCGCACCGTATCGGCGCCGCCTTCGTCAGCCCCCTGCGACGGGCCCGGGAGACCGCCGAGCTGATCGGCATCCACGACGCCCGGGTCGACGCCGACCTGCGCGAATGGGACTACGGCGGCTACGAGGGCGTCACCACCTTGGAGATCCAGCGCACCCGCCCCGGCTGGTTCCTGTTCACCGACGGTGTCGCGCCGGGTCCGCCCGGCCGTCCCGGGGAGAGCCCGGAACAGGTCGGCGAGCGTGCCGACCGCATGCTGGCCAAGGTCGACGCCGCGCTGTGCGACACCGAGGGCGTCGTGGTCCTCGTCGCCCACGGCCACTTCCTGCGTGTCCTGACCGCCCGCCACCTCGGCCTCCCCGCCGGGCGCGGCGCCCTGTTCCAGCTGGCCACGGGCGCGCTGTGCCGCCTCGGCACGGAGCACGGCCGGCCGGTGGTGGCGGGCTGGAACATCCGGCCGAGCTGA
- a CDS encoding thioesterase family protein: MSEPFSVRVTVRGYETDVQGHLNQAVYLSYAEHARWSLLQAAGIGQTDLVRTGVGPVVLETTIRYLRALLAGDEVDVTCVFEWTSGKTFKVHQEMRKADGTLAAEVTGLSGLLDLNERRLVADPAKIFEELASDPALFGL; this comes from the coding sequence GTGAGCGAACCGTTCTCCGTCCGCGTCACCGTCCGCGGGTACGAGACCGATGTGCAGGGCCACCTGAATCAGGCCGTGTATCTGAGCTACGCCGAGCACGCCCGCTGGTCGCTGCTCCAGGCCGCCGGCATCGGCCAGACCGACCTGGTGCGCACCGGTGTCGGCCCGGTGGTCCTGGAGACGACCATCCGCTACCTGCGTGCACTCCTCGCGGGCGACGAGGTGGACGTGACCTGCGTCTTCGAGTGGACCTCCGGCAAGACCTTCAAGGTCCACCAGGAAATGCGCAAGGCCGACGGCACCCTGGCCGCCGAAGTCACCGGCCTCAGCGGCCTGCTGGACCTCAACGAACGCAGACTGGTCGCCGACCCGGCCAAGATCTTCGAAGAACTCGCCTCCGACCCGGCCCTGTTCGGCCTGTAG
- a CDS encoding nucleobase:cation symporter-2 family protein: protein MSAQPAEAAPVPVHPVDEKLPALKMATSGLQHVAAMYAGVVAPPLIVGAAAGLSGTDLTFLTGACLFTAGLATFLQTLGFWKIGARLPFVNGVTFAGVAPMTAIIASAKDKSDALPMIFGAVMVAGLLGFLAAPVFCKAVRFFPPVVTGTVITLIGVSLLPVAFGWAQGPDPSAHDYGSATNLTLAGVTLLIVLLLRRFTRGFVKQIAVLLGLIAGTLIAIPFGATDFSPVASADLVGFPTPFHFGAPQFHIAAILSMCVVMVVSMTESTADMLALGEIVERPSDERTIAAGLRADTLGSALSPLFNGFMCSAFAQNIGLVAMTRIRSRFVVAFGGGFLVLMGLCPAAASLIAVVPRPVLGGAGVVLFGSVAASGIQTLVRAGLDKDNNVLIVAVSLAIGIVPITAPDFYHAFPDTARIVLDSGISTGCVMAVLLNLVFNHLGRGRDAQDVTHPMEAGEELTPVQ, encoded by the coding sequence GTGTCCGCCCAACCCGCCGAAGCAGCGCCAGTCCCCGTCCACCCGGTGGACGAGAAACTCCCCGCCCTGAAGATGGCGACCAGCGGCCTCCAGCACGTGGCCGCCATGTACGCGGGCGTCGTCGCCCCGCCCCTGATCGTCGGCGCGGCCGCCGGTCTGTCCGGCACCGACCTCACCTTCCTCACCGGTGCCTGTCTGTTCACCGCGGGGCTCGCCACCTTCCTCCAGACCCTCGGCTTCTGGAAGATCGGCGCCCGGCTGCCCTTCGTCAACGGCGTCACCTTCGCCGGTGTCGCCCCCATGACGGCGATCATCGCCTCGGCCAAGGACAAGTCGGACGCCCTGCCGATGATCTTCGGCGCGGTCATGGTCGCCGGCCTCCTCGGCTTCCTCGCCGCCCCGGTGTTCTGCAAGGCCGTCCGCTTCTTCCCGCCGGTCGTCACCGGTACGGTCATCACCCTGATCGGGGTCTCCCTGCTCCCGGTCGCCTTCGGCTGGGCCCAGGGCCCCGACCCGTCGGCCCACGACTACGGCTCGGCCACCAACCTCACCCTGGCCGGCGTCACCCTCCTGATCGTCCTGCTGCTGCGCCGCTTCACCCGCGGGTTCGTCAAGCAGATCGCGGTACTGCTCGGCCTGATCGCCGGCACGCTGATCGCGATCCCGTTCGGGGCCACCGACTTCTCCCCGGTCGCGTCGGCCGACCTGGTCGGCTTCCCGACCCCCTTCCACTTCGGCGCCCCGCAGTTCCACATCGCCGCGATCCTGTCGATGTGCGTGGTGATGGTGGTCTCGATGACCGAGTCCACCGCCGACATGCTGGCCCTCGGCGAGATCGTCGAACGGCCCTCCGACGAACGGACCATCGCGGCCGGCCTGCGCGCCGACACCCTGGGCTCCGCCCTCAGCCCCCTCTTCAACGGCTTCATGTGCAGCGCCTTCGCCCAGAACATCGGCCTGGTCGCCATGACCCGCATCCGCAGCCGCTTCGTCGTCGCGTTCGGTGGCGGCTTCCTCGTCCTGATGGGCCTGTGCCCGGCCGCCGCGTCCCTGATCGCCGTCGTCCCCCGCCCGGTCCTCGGCGGCGCGGGCGTCGTCCTCTTCGGCTCGGTCGCCGCGAGCGGCATCCAGACCCTGGTACGGGCCGGCCTGGACAAGGACAACAACGTGCTCATCGTCGCGGTCTCCCTGGCCATCGGCATCGTGCCGATCACGGCCCCGGACTTCTACCACGCGTTCCCGGACACGGCACGGATCGTCCTGGACTCGGGAATCTCCACGGGCTGCGTCATGGCGGTCCTGCTCAACCTGGTCTTCAACCACCTCGGCCGGGGCCGGGACGCACAGGACGTCACCCATCCGATGGAGGCGGGGGAGGAGTTGACGCCGGTGCAGTGA
- a CDS encoding 8-oxoguanine deaminase: MAAAQRIVIENCSIATVDADDTEYASGYLVLAGNRIEALGAGPAPGNLENVVRRIDATGHLATPGLINTHHHFYQWLTRGLATDHNLFDWLVALYPVWARIDESMAYTAAQGSLAMMARGGVTTAMDHHYVHPRGTGDLSGAIIRAARETGVRFTLARGSMDRGESDGGLPPDFAVESLDGALAATEATVEEHHDPSFDAMTQVAVAPCSPFSVSTELMRDAAQLARRLGVRLHTHGSETVEEEKFCHELFGMGPTDYFESTGWLGEDVWMAHCVHMNDSDIDAFARTGTGVAHCPSSNARLAAGIARVPDMLAAGVPVGLGVDGTASNESGELHTELRNALLINRLGAHREAALNARQALRLGTHGGARVLGRAAETGSLEAGKLADVVLWKLDTLAHASIADPVTALVFGAAAPVTASFVNGRQIVADGRLLTVDEDAIARATRDEARRLARLAAQR; the protein is encoded by the coding sequence ATGGCAGCAGCCCAGCGCATCGTCATCGAGAACTGTTCGATCGCGACCGTCGACGCCGACGACACCGAGTACGCCTCCGGGTACCTGGTCCTCGCCGGCAACCGCATCGAGGCGCTCGGCGCGGGGCCGGCACCCGGGAACCTGGAGAACGTGGTCCGCCGGATCGACGCCACCGGTCATCTCGCGACCCCCGGCCTGATCAACACGCACCACCACTTCTACCAGTGGCTCACCCGGGGCCTGGCCACGGACCACAACCTGTTCGACTGGCTGGTCGCGCTCTACCCGGTCTGGGCGCGCATCGACGAGTCCATGGCCTACACGGCGGCCCAGGGCTCGCTCGCCATGATGGCCCGCGGCGGGGTCACCACCGCCATGGACCACCACTACGTCCACCCGCGCGGCACCGGCGACCTGTCCGGCGCGATCATCCGCGCCGCCCGCGAGACGGGCGTCCGCTTCACCCTCGCCCGCGGCTCCATGGACCGCGGCGAGTCGGACGGCGGACTGCCCCCGGACTTCGCCGTGGAGAGCCTGGACGGCGCGCTCGCCGCGACCGAGGCCACCGTCGAGGAGCATCACGACCCCTCCTTCGACGCCATGACCCAGGTCGCCGTCGCGCCCTGCTCCCCCTTCTCCGTCTCCACCGAACTCATGCGCGACGCCGCCCAGTTGGCCCGCCGGCTCGGCGTACGGCTGCACACGCACGGCTCGGAGACGGTGGAGGAGGAGAAGTTCTGCCACGAGCTGTTCGGCATGGGCCCCACCGACTACTTCGAGTCCACCGGCTGGCTGGGCGAGGACGTGTGGATGGCGCACTGCGTCCATATGAACGACTCCGACATCGACGCCTTCGCCCGCACCGGGACCGGCGTCGCGCACTGCCCCTCGTCCAACGCCCGGCTCGCCGCGGGCATCGCCCGGGTCCCGGACATGCTCGCCGCCGGCGTCCCGGTCGGCCTCGGCGTCGACGGCACCGCCTCCAACGAGTCCGGTGAACTCCACACCGAGCTGCGCAACGCCCTGCTCATCAACCGGCTCGGCGCCCACAGGGAGGCCGCGCTCAACGCCCGCCAGGCCCTGCGGCTCGGCACCCACGGGGGCGCCCGCGTCCTCGGCAGGGCCGCCGAGACCGGCTCGCTGGAGGCGGGCAAGCTGGCCGACGTGGTGCTCTGGAAGCTGGACACGCTGGCCCACGCCTCCATCGCCGACCCGGTGACCGCCCTGGTCTTCGGCGCGGCCGCCCCGGTCACCGCGTCGTTCGTGAACGGCCGTCAGATCGTGGCGGACGGCCGCCTGCTGACCGTCGACGAGGACGCGATCGCGCGCGCCACCCGCGACGAGGCCCGGCGCCTGGCGCGGCTCGCCGCTCAGCGCTGA
- the pucL gene encoding factor-independent urate hydroxylase encodes MTVNSRPGRPVILGQNQYGKAENRVVRITRDGATHHIKDLNVSVALSGDMEDVHYSGSNAHVLPTDTTKNTVFAFAKEYGIESAEQFGIHLARHFVTSQEPIQRARIRIEEYAWERIATSDANSRFIGADEVKHSFVRKGQETRLTQITYDGSSWEVVSGLKDLTVMNSTNSEFWGYVKDKYTTLQEAHDRILATSVSGRWRFNWTDDEQKMPHWEKSYEQVKKHMLQAFAETYSLSLQQTMYQMGARIINNRSEIDEVRFSLPNKHHFLVDLEPFGLKNDNEVYFAADRPYGLIEATILRDGCEPRIPVDLTNL; translated from the coding sequence ATGACCGTCAATTCCCGCCCTGGCCGCCCTGTGATCCTGGGACAGAACCAGTACGGCAAGGCCGAGAACCGAGTCGTCAGGATCACGCGGGACGGCGCCACCCATCACATCAAGGACCTCAACGTCTCCGTGGCGCTGAGCGGCGACATGGAGGACGTCCACTACTCCGGCTCCAACGCCCATGTGCTGCCGACCGACACCACCAAGAACACGGTGTTCGCGTTCGCCAAGGAGTACGGCATCGAGTCCGCCGAGCAGTTCGGCATCCACCTCGCCCGGCACTTCGTCACCTCGCAGGAACCGATCCAGCGCGCCCGGATCCGGATCGAGGAGTACGCCTGGGAGCGGATCGCCACCTCCGACGCGAACTCCCGGTTCATCGGCGCCGACGAGGTCAAGCACTCCTTCGTCCGCAAGGGCCAGGAGACCCGGCTGACCCAGATCACCTACGACGGCTCGTCCTGGGAGGTCGTCTCCGGTCTCAAGGACCTGACCGTCATGAACTCGACCAACTCCGAGTTCTGGGGCTACGTCAAGGACAAGTACACGACCCTCCAGGAGGCCCACGACCGCATCCTGGCGACCTCCGTCTCCGGCCGCTGGCGGTTCAACTGGACCGACGACGAGCAGAAGATGCCGCACTGGGAGAAGTCGTACGAGCAGGTCAAGAAGCACATGCTCCAGGCGTTCGCCGAGACCTACTCGCTCTCCCTGCAGCAGACGATGTACCAGATGGGCGCGCGCATCATCAACAACCGCAGCGAGATCGACGAGGTCCGCTTCTCGCTGCCCAACAAGCATCACTTCCTGGTCGACCTGGAGCCGTTCGGGCTCAAGAACGACAACGAGGTCTACTTCGCCGCCGACCGGCCCTACGGCCTGATCGAGGCGACGATCCTGCGGGACGGCTGCGAACCGCGGATCCCGGTGGACCTCACCAACCTCTGA
- the uraH gene encoding hydroxyisourate hydrolase: MSTSTTASVSTHILDTSIGRPAEGVAVRLFARAGGDADWVALGGSATDTDGRCKDLPTPPAGTTQVRLDFAVEPYFREQSANQQADAQQDAPANRDSGPAVFFPEVAITFAVVPGEHYHVPLLLNPFGYSVYRGS, encoded by the coding sequence ATGAGCACCAGCACCACCGCCTCCGTGTCCACGCACATCCTGGACACCTCGATCGGCCGCCCCGCCGAGGGTGTCGCCGTCCGCCTCTTCGCCCGCGCGGGCGGGGACGCGGACTGGGTGGCGCTCGGCGGCTCCGCGACCGACACCGACGGCCGGTGCAAGGACCTGCCGACGCCACCGGCGGGTACCACCCAGGTACGGCTCGACTTCGCCGTGGAGCCGTATTTCCGAGAGCAATCAGCGAACCAGCAAGCCGATGCGCAGCAGGACGCCCCCGCGAATCGGGACAGCGGACCGGCCGTGTTCTTCCCCGAGGTGGCGATCACCTTCGCCGTCGTACCGGGCGAGCACTACCACGTACCGCTGCTGCTCAACCCGTTCGGCTACTCCGTTTACCGAGGGAGCTAG
- the uraD gene encoding 2-oxo-4-hydroxy-4-carboxy-5-ureidoimidazoline decarboxylase, translated as MTSTSTPPGLARFNDLEGRAAFAALHEACASTAWARRLTAARPYATADELYAASDAALAELTAADLAEAMAGHPPIGRPRPGDPASAREQRGMAGASEELKAEMLELNLAYQEKFGHVFLICATGLTGERMRDAVRERIGNAPEREREIVRTELRKINRIRLARLVEEDA; from the coding sequence GTGACGTCGACTTCCACGCCCCCGGGCCTGGCCCGGTTCAACGATCTGGAGGGGCGGGCGGCCTTCGCCGCCCTCCACGAGGCGTGCGCCTCCACGGCATGGGCACGACGGCTGACCGCCGCCCGCCCCTACGCCACCGCCGACGAGCTCTACGCGGCGAGTGACGCCGCCCTGGCCGAGCTGACCGCCGCCGATCTGGCGGAGGCGATGGCCGGGCACCCGCCGATCGGGCGGCCCCGGCCGGGCGATCCGGCCTCGGCCCGCGAGCAGCGCGGCATGGCCGGCGCGTCCGAGGAACTCAAGGCCGAGATGCTCGAACTCAACCTGGCATACCAGGAGAAGTTCGGGCATGTCTTCCTGATCTGCGCCACCGGTCTGACCGGCGAGCGGATGCGGGACGCGGTCCGGGAGCGGATCGGCAACGCGCCGGAGCGGGAGCGGGAGATCGTCCGCACCGAGCTGCGGAAGATCAACCGCATCCGACTGGCCCGACTCGTCGAAGAGGACGCCTGA
- a CDS encoding helix-turn-helix domain-containing protein, whose translation MTGEEPFIAAVKPLVDAMGGTMVPPGEAGPEDVVLAWEGADVVAVRLPQLADSLDHILVAMERREGRPLSELDRRAKQEVVRILEARGAFAVRHGVETVAGALGVSRFTVYNYLNREKGV comes from the coding sequence ATGACCGGGGAGGAGCCCTTCATCGCGGCCGTGAAACCGCTGGTCGACGCCATGGGCGGGACGATGGTGCCGCCCGGCGAGGCCGGCCCCGAGGATGTCGTGCTCGCCTGGGAGGGCGCGGACGTCGTCGCCGTACGGCTGCCGCAGCTCGCCGACTCCCTCGATCACATCCTCGTCGCGATGGAGCGCAGGGAGGGGCGGCCGCTGTCCGAGCTGGACCGCAGGGCCAAGCAGGAGGTCGTGCGGATACTGGAGGCGCGGGGCGCCTTCGCCGTGCGGCACGGGGTGGAGACCGTGGCAGGCGCGCTGGGCGTCAGCCGCTTCACCGTCTACAACTACCTCAACCGGGAGAAGGGTGTGTGA